In the Sulfobacillus thermosulfidooxidans DSM 9293 genome, AACCTCTAAGATCCTTTAATCGTCTTTTTGGCCTCTTCTTTTTGTTGATCCAAAGCGTGCAAAAGTTGTTCGGCACTCTCCGGCGAGGAGGCATTGACGTTCTCCCCAGCGCTAAAGCGCGGGGATTCTTTCTCGCTCTGCGCGAGCTACGCGGACGTGCTGGTGGGGATGCCACTGCACGCCCGTGGGGGACGCCATCGCCCCAACTACGGGGCCGAAGCCCCGATACTTGGATGGCTGCACCCTCCGCGAACGGGGTGGAGCTTAAGGATATTCTATCACAACCGGGCGGCTTATCCCCAGCGCTCAAGCGCGGGGCTTGCGCCGCCGGGGTTTCGGTCATTTTATACCCCTCCTACAGCGACTAATAATCAAATCGACCACATCCTCAACGGGCATCGTCGCCGTATTGACCTGTAAATCCGTCGGCCACGGCAAGGGGACCGCCGCGCTATCGTACCGCAGAAACCTTTCCAACAAGTCCGCCGCCGTGTCCTGATACGGCCAATATCCCTCATTCCCCGTCTGACGAACCGAAAATCGTTGCCGCAACACCGTGACGGGGGCGGTTAGCCACACGCGGAAGACATACCGAGGGGCATGGCGTTCCCAGGCGACAAGTTCTCGCCAATTCAGCCCCGTGGACACCCAAATTCCGGTCCGCCCGGGAATGAGGAACGGTGAATCCCATGCACGCCAGAGACGTGGCACCACCTCGGCCCACACGCGATCCTCATCCTGCACCGTGTTGCGCAAGCGGCCGACGGAGACGACGGGCCATCCCGCGCGCGCTTGCATCGCGTGGGCCGTCGTGGTTTTGCCCGCTCCGAGATTGCCACAGAGATGGACAATCATGCACCGACCCTTCCTTTACGAAACGTGCTCACGATTGTGGGCTGATCACCGGATTGATCAGGTTCCAAATCATCCGGTATGGAATATCCGAGCCGGTCGTGACGGCTTATAAGGTTCCCGGCTTTCCGAGTGTCCAACTCCAGTGACGATACTCTGGAAACGTCTCGCGTGTTGCGTGCGCCAGAGCGGTGATTGCCTCGGGCACCATTGTTCCAGCCCGCAACCGCACGTCCAAAAAGATCCAATGATGATCCAGATCGAGCCATATCTGTCGGCCCCCTAACTCACAATACGAATCTAAGATCACGTGCAAATTGGATGGGATATCGATACGAATTATCATCTTTAAGTCCCCTCAAACACCGCTTCGCAAAACAAAACCCCGACGGCCCGCCGTAAACGATGTCAGTGAGCGTGCCTTCGGGTAACACCTACTTTTACAGTACATGATTTATGAGTCCATCAACTGGTGAATGGTAATGGGTTTGCTTTCCACATAGAGAACACCCGGATCCACATCCAAACCATTCGGCCAGACAATCGAAATCTGGTCCTCGTCAACTTGGACTTGCCGAAAGAATGCCCATTGTTTCAGAGGCTCAAACAATTCCCCGCTCCGCTCAACCTCCGCACGGAAATCCGCGATCCGATATTCCCCTGTGTCAAACTCTAACAACAGGTAAGTCGGATAGATCGGAAACACCCGTTGAACCCGATGGATCGGAGGATGCATATCAATCACCTCATTTAATCCTGAATCCACGGCGGCATGTGTCCATTGCGGACCGCAGTCCACGCTCTCAAGACATCTTCGCGATGAACGGCTAACCACCGTTGCACTTCACGCAATGTTTTGCCGGGGAGTTGCCCTTCTAAAAGCTCGCCCGTCATAATATTGATTGATACTGACTGTCCCGCCTTACGTAAGTGAAAGTGAGGCAACGAATGATCTTTTCCATAAATATACGCCCGCCAACCCATAATCTCGGCAAACGGCGGCATCGAAACTTCACCTCTATTATAGAACTCATAACCCCATATGATTCATCACTAGCGATGTCATGAGGACTTGATTCTAAAAAGTCGATAGATCCTTACGGTGTTCGGGGTCGTCATCATCAACTGCTCCGCCGCCGCTCCGCACAATAAAAAACCGAAGACCCTTTGCCAGAGACTTCTCGCGAATGCCTTCGGTTGACACTCTCAAGACCTGCCTGAACAGTCAAGACATGTACGCATGAGCTATCTTTGTTAGCGGCTTTTGTATTCTTGCGGATCGATCACCACGGAGTCTTTTCGCTCCGAGAGATCGATGCCCCCACGTCTCGTATCCAGCCTGTTCGTTATTCGGCTCGAAGACTGCGCCGGTGACTCACCCACTCGTCCATCAGCGAATCGATGCAATCCCCGCACACGCCATCCCAGGCATGGATCGGCTCCCCTTGACCGGATGCGTGCGGAAAGGTTGTGTTGTGCGAGACGACAATCGCGTAGGCCTGTTCGTCTTCACGCATCACGTGACCGCACAATGCACACCGATAATGCAACGCCCTCACCTCCTTGCCTTCGCAGGCATCACAGCGCGGCTTTCACTCCGTAACGCGCCACCGCCGACGCGCTGTTCAGGACGAGCACGTCCTGCCCACCTGATCGGAGCCCAGCGCCGCCAGACCAAGACGGATCATGGCCCGAGCGTTTACAAGTACCGACCTTTAAGCCGAGGAAATTGACAGATGGCGGCAACTAGGCCGCCAAAGCCGCCCCCGCTTCTTCCAGCAAGGCATCGAGTTCTCCCACGAGGGAATCCGACGCGACTCCCGGCGTGCTGGCGACGGTCGGAAAGAAGTTGGGCAAGCTGGATGGCAACGCCAATTCCATCTGCCAGGTCGCCACATGCCGCATGGTGGCCACCACTTGATCAACGTATCCGGTCATGGTGAGTCCGGCATTAGCGGCATCGCACGCGGCAAAGCCTAGTCCGCCCGGACAAGGCACTACCGCGAGGGCAGGCGCCGCGACGGACCATGGGGCATCATAGCTAACCCGTGGCGTCACAAAGCCCGTCCCTCCATAATATGCGGCCGTCGCCAAGAGCCAATTGCCCGTCGCCTGTTTGTTTTCTGCGAGCAGTTCCGCTCCCAAGATGAGGTTTTCGCCCGGATTCGCGCGCGCCCCAGGATACCACCCCGGCAGACTTTGCGCCGTGCTCGGAATAATCTGCATGAGGCCGTAGGCGCCGGCGGGCGACCCGGCATTGGGCACACCGCCCGACTCATGCAACATGATTGCGGCAATGAGGATCGGAGGCACTTTCGTTTGTTGCGCCGCAATGAGAATGTCCGGCCACCAGCGAAACACCCGTTCTTCCGCATTGGCGGGGAGCGTAAAAGGCGCCGTGGCGGACGTTTGGAGGGCCTCCTGTTCTTGAAAACCCTGCCACCATTGCGCGGACGGCATGGCTTGCACAAAGAGCCACGGTAAGAGCATCAACGCCACCACGAGGATCACGCGCCCCCATCGACTCGGATGGGAACGCCATCGCATTCCTACTCCGAACCCCGCCGTCGTCTGCCGAACCGTGATCTTACGGAGCATTAGGGTCGGCCCCCTTCGGGGGGTTCTACCATCACAGACCAGACGACGCGCCAATCCGTGGCGGGGAATCCGTGTTGCTGGAGCCAGGTGCGAATCGCGTCTTGTCCCCCGGTCACGATGGACACAGGCACGGGCACCATGACCATAAGGCCGTGGGCATCAGGCGTCCACACGCCGACACGGGATTCGGTCTCGGCCATCACGATGATCACTCCTTTTGACTGGATTATGAGGTGCGCCGGGCGCGGGTCCGATACCAGGCTTCTTCTTCAGGCGGGACAATCGCCCGCACTTGGGTCCAGGCATCGTGAAAGCCGTCACGCATGCGCAATAACACCTGTTGCGGGGGCAAGGCTTGTAATGCCGTGGCCACCCGTTGGGGCATGTGCAAGGCGTCCGCCGTCGCGCGAACATCTTGTTGCGATTCCAAGCGGAGAAAGGCTTTGATGGGGGCGGCATTCCACATGCCTTGCCCCGCGGGCGTATCCCATAAGGCTTGGGGTTGATTCGTCGCCAAGGCGAGCACACCATTCCATTTGCGAATCGTCGTCGCTAAATCGACAAGCGCGGGGCCTAACACCGATTGCGCCAACAAGCGTTGCCCTTCATCCGCCAACACGACGGTCCACTGGTTCTGCATTTTGCGCACCCGCAACCACGCCCACGTGGTTTGCATGACGAGCCAATACCGCGCCGCCGTCGCGGCCGGTAATTTAGTCGTCCCCCACGCGCCCTGGGTCGCAATATTGCCCAAATGCCACACCACCAGGGATCCGGGCATCGTCGGCCAATTTCCCGTCGCGTGGGCCAAGACGTGTTGATCCGCCCCCCGCCAATACGTCCACAGGCGGGCTCGTGCATCTTGTGCTGCGGCGTCCGGCATCGTCTCTAGGGCCGCCCAGACATCCGCCATTGTCGGCGGATCCGAATCCCGCTCCCAACTGAGAGGATCTTCGAGCGTGACGCCACGTGTGGCCCACGCTTGCAGAATCGCCTGTTGCACGGCGGCATCCGTCACCGCATCCCACGATCCTAACAAACGCAAAACCGTGCTGGCCGTCCGCAACATCGTCGGCATCCGCATAGCGTCGGTCGGGCCGTGGCCCGTCCGGGCGGGCAACGCAAACGGATTGGGCACCGTCCCCGCTTGTTGATCTGAAATGTCGATCCACGTTCCTCCCACGGCGTCACACAAAGCGCGATATTCCCCGTCCACGTCGAGAATGACCACGCCCCAGTCTTGGGCCAACCAGCCCTGGGTCAAGGTTTTCAACCAAAAACTTTTGCCGTTGCCGGTGGCGCCCACGACCAATAAATTGGCCGCCAGTCCGTTGACGTCCTGAAAAAAATCGACAAAGACGGGCTGATTTTGCGGCGTATGCCCTACGTAGACGCCACGTGCGGGATCATCCGTCACATGCCCCCATCCCGGCCACACGATTTGCCCCACGCGATCCGTGGGCACCACGCGAGGATTCCACCAGATGTCCTGGGATCCCATCAGCCACCGCCACCATCCCGGGCGATCCGCAGATCCTCGACTAGTCAGGCCCGTCCACATGCGCTGGAGCATTCGGGCCTGTTCCCACGTCAGAGGCACCGCATGAATGCCCAAGGATTCCCATCGCGCCTGCAACAGAGCGACATCCGCGTCCAGCGCGTCCGGCGTACTGGTCACGACCACGAAGGCATCGAGGGTGACCAGCGTATCCGCGGCAAACACGATGCGGTCCCGCAATTGCCGCAAGCCTTGGAGCGTCACCCATTCATCCCGACGGGGACCTAATTCGCCTTGATCCCGATCCCGGACAGCCCATTCCAGCCGACGAATTTTGCGTTCCAGATCGCCATTGAGCACTAAGCCCCCGGGATCGAGTCGCCAAAACCACGTGACCAACGGCCACGCA is a window encoding:
- a CDS encoding DUF4160 domain-containing protein; the protein is MPPFAEIMGWRAYIYGKDHSLPHFHLRKAGQSVSINIMTGELLEGQLPGKTLREVQRWLAVHREDVLRAWTAVRNGHMPPWIQD
- a CDS encoding VirB4 family type IV secretion system protein; the encoded protein is MAWWSARARRSMTEPRSETAQMGGLWFETPETVQFAGGSLTVAHQAWGIDQWPPRLTGDHVAPLLSPLRPDAWPLVTWFWRLDPGGLVLNGDLERKIRRLEWAVRDRDQGELGPRRDEWVTLQGLRQLRDRIVFAADTLVTLDAFVVVTSTPDALDADVALLQARWESLGIHAVPLTWEQARMLQRMWTGLTSRGSADRPGWWRWLMGSQDIWWNPRVVPTDRVGQIVWPGWGHVTDDPARGVYVGHTPQNQPVFVDFFQDVNGLAANLLVVGATGNGKSFWLKTLTQGWLAQDWGVVILDVDGEYRALCDAVGGTWIDISDQQAGTVPNPFALPARTGHGPTDAMRMPTMLRTASTVLRLLGSWDAVTDAAVQQAILQAWATRGVTLEDPLSWERDSDPPTMADVWAALETMPDAAAQDARARLWTYWRGADQHVLAHATGNWPTMPGSLVVWHLGNIATQGAWGTTKLPAATAARYWLVMQTTWAWLRVRKMQNQWTVVLADEGQRLLAQSVLGPALVDLATTIRKWNGVLALATNQPQALWDTPAGQGMWNAAPIKAFLRLESQQDVRATADALHMPQRVATALQALPPQQVLLRMRDGFHDAWTQVRAIVPPEEEAWYRTRARRTS
- a CDS encoding lytic transglycosylase domain-containing protein, producing MLRKITVRQTTAGFGVGMRWRSHPSRWGRVILVVALMLLPWLFVQAMPSAQWWQGFQEQEALQTSATAPFTLPANAEERVFRWWPDILIAAQQTKVPPILIAAIMLHESGGVPNAGSPAGAYGLMQIIPSTAQSLPGWYPGARANPGENLILGAELLAENKQATGNWLLATAAYYGGTGFVTPRVSYDAPWSVAAPALAVVPCPGGLGFAACDAANAGLTMTGYVDQVVATMRHVATWQMELALPSSLPNFFPTVASTPGVASDSLVGELDALLEEAGAALAA
- a CDS encoding DUF2442 domain-containing protein, which encodes MHPPIHRVQRVFPIYPTYLLLEFDTGEYRIADFRAEVERSGELFEPLKQWAFFRQVQVDEDQISIVWPNGLDVDPGVLYVESKPITIHQLMDS